From one Sulfurovum sp. UBA12169 genomic stretch:
- a CDS encoding glutamine-hydrolyzing GMP synthase, with translation MKEVPIVVLDFGSQYTQLIARKLRESGIYTEVVPYRESIHDIKTRKPKGIILSGGPASVYAEDAYKPDDGIWELGLPILGICYGMQLITQHFGGEVVAADHHEYGKAKLHIEGNSPIFKEVNHDSVVWMSHGDKAECIPESFRVVGTSENSPFAAIANEDKKIYAFQFHPEVHHSAEGVKMLKNFAKHICGCESTWNMGGFAKEKIVQIKAQVGNKKVLCGVSGGVDSSVVAAMLHEALPKEQLICVFVDQGLLRKDEAVQVQNMFKMLDIPLISIDAKEIFMKKLAGISDPETKRKVIGETFIEVFDQEAKKHTDVSFLAQGTLYTDVIESVSVKGPSKTIKSHHNVGGLPDWMTFELVEPLREIFKDEVRKLGLELGLPKEMIGRHPFPGPGLAIRVMGEVNEEALRLLRESDAIMQEELKATGYYDKVWQAFTVLLNVKSVGVMGDNRTYDNTVCVRMVESVDGMTATFAHVPHDVLEGISRRIINEIDGINRVVYDISSKPPATIEWE, from the coding sequence ATGAAAGAAGTGCCTATAGTTGTTTTGGATTTTGGATCCCAGTATACTCAGCTTATTGCCAGAAAACTTAGAGAGAGCGGTATATATACTGAAGTCGTACCTTATCGTGAAAGCATTCATGACATTAAGACGCGCAAACCTAAAGGAATTATTCTTTCCGGAGGCCCGGCTTCTGTTTATGCAGAGGATGCCTATAAGCCCGATGATGGCATTTGGGAATTGGGGTTGCCGATTTTGGGCATTTGTTACGGCATGCAGCTTATTACGCAGCATTTTGGGGGAGAAGTGGTGGCCGCAGACCATCATGAGTATGGAAAAGCCAAGTTGCACATAGAGGGGAATTCCCCTATTTTTAAAGAGGTCAACCATGACTCGGTTGTTTGGATGAGCCACGGTGACAAGGCTGAGTGCATCCCTGAGTCATTCAGGGTAGTCGGCACAAGCGAGAATTCACCTTTTGCAGCAATTGCCAATGAGGATAAAAAGATTTATGCATTCCAGTTTCACCCCGAAGTGCATCATTCCGCAGAAGGCGTGAAAATGCTTAAAAATTTTGCTAAGCATATCTGCGGATGTGAAAGCACATGGAATATGGGAGGCTTTGCCAAAGAAAAGATTGTGCAGATCAAAGCGCAAGTCGGGAATAAAAAAGTACTTTGCGGCGTAAGCGGGGGCGTAGACAGCTCGGTGGTTGCTGCGATGCTGCATGAAGCTTTGCCTAAAGAGCAGCTTATCTGTGTATTTGTAGACCAAGGGCTGCTTCGTAAAGATGAAGCGGTGCAAGTGCAAAATATGTTTAAGATGCTCGATATTCCTCTGATTAGTATTGATGCCAAAGAGATTTTTATGAAAAAACTGGCAGGCATTAGTGATCCTGAAACCAAGCGCAAAGTGATCGGAGAGACCTTTATAGAGGTTTTTGATCAAGAGGCAAAAAAACATACCGATGTTTCATTTTTGGCTCAAGGAACGCTCTATACAGATGTGATCGAGTCTGTTTCCGTCAAAGGGCCCTCAAAAACCATCAAATCGCACCACAATGTGGGCGGACTTCCTGACTGGATGACATTTGAATTGGTAGAGCCGCTAAGAGAGATATTTAAAGATGAAGTAAGAAAGCTTGGATTGGAGTTGGGACTCCCTAAAGAGATGATAGGAAGGCATCCTTTTCCCGGACCCGGACTGGCCATCCGCGTAATGGGAGAGGTGAACGAAGAAGCGCTTAGACTGCTTAGGGAATCAGACGCCATCATGCAAGAAGAGCTAAAGGCTACCGGATATTACGACAAAGTATGGCAGGCTTTTACCGTATTGCTTAATGTGAAGTCCGTCGGAGTTATGGGTGACAACAGAACCTATGACAACACTGTTTGTGTTCGTATGGTTGAATCAGTGGATGGCATGACCGCCACTTTTGCCCATGTACCTCATGATGTGCTTGAAGGAATAAGCCGACGTATTATAAATGAAATAGACGGCATAAACCGTGTCGTTTATGACATAAGTTCTAAGCCTCCTGCAACCATAGAATGGGAATAG
- a CDS encoding sodium:proton antiporter, with product MHDLNLTTSWVGIASLIIFVVGYYFIATEDKYHINKAKPALFAGTFIFILIGIYYAANGLDGKHLHHEIELLIYEIAGIFFFLYVAMTYIEAMIDRNVFTALRYRLVSKGHSYQRLFWITGLLAFFISPVADNLTTALILSTVLITIDKETKAFLVPAAINIVVAANAGGAWSPFGDITTLMVWVDGKGQFIDFLYLFPAAFLGWYVTAFLLVRFVPEDNPPFVKGEKEVHIAYGGKMIIGLFALTIASAVISHQVLHLPAMWGMMFGLAILKLYTYGMNREVRYESDGTACPRVNVFSFIAKIENDTLLFFFGILAAVGGLHFLGFLEYFTALYSQFGATAVNIGVGFLSAVVDNVPVMSAVLKANPDMGADSHAQWMLVTMTAGVGGSLISFGSAAGVGVMGKLHGIYTFSSHMKYAWTVLVGYFVSLAVWYLQFQVLGLH from the coding sequence ATGCATGATTTGAATTTAACGACGAGTTGGGTAGGGATCGCCTCGTTGATCATATTTGTGGTGGGATATTATTTTATTGCCACTGAAGATAAATATCATATAAATAAGGCAAAACCGGCATTGTTTGCAGGAACCTTTATTTTTATACTGATCGGTATCTATTATGCGGCTAATGGTTTGGACGGTAAACATCTGCATCACGAAATAGAGCTGCTCATTTATGAAATAGCGGGCATCTTTTTCTTTTTGTATGTTGCGATGACGTATATTGAAGCTATGATTGACAGGAATGTGTTTACCGCGCTTCGGTACAGACTTGTCTCAAAAGGGCACAGCTATCAAAGGCTTTTTTGGATCACAGGTCTTTTGGCATTTTTTATCTCTCCTGTGGCGGACAATCTTACAACGGCACTGATCCTTTCAACGGTGTTGATCACTATTGACAAAGAGACAAAAGCTTTTCTTGTGCCTGCGGCGATCAATATTGTCGTGGCTGCCAATGCGGGAGGCGCGTGGAGTCCGTTTGGTGATATTACAACGCTGATGGTATGGGTTGACGGAAAAGGACAATTTATTGATTTTCTTTATCTTTTTCCTGCTGCATTTTTGGGATGGTATGTAACAGCTTTTCTTTTGGTTCGTTTTGTTCCAGAGGACAATCCTCCTTTTGTCAAAGGAGAAAAAGAGGTACATATTGCCTATGGCGGAAAAATGATTATAGGGCTTTTTGCTTTGACTATAGCCTCTGCGGTTATCTCTCATCAAGTGCTTCATTTGCCGGCAATGTGGGGTATGATGTTTGGGTTGGCGATTTTGAAACTTTATACCTACGGAATGAATAGAGAAGTAAGGTATGAGAGTGACGGTACCGCTTGTCCTCGAGTCAATGTTTTCTCTTTTATTGCTAAAATTGAGAACGATACACTGCTCTTTTTCTTCGGGATTTTAGCTGCAGTCGGTGGGCTTCACTTTTTAGGCTTCTTGGAGTATTTTACGGCACTCTATAGTCAGTTTGGTGCAACCGCGGTAAATATCGGTGTAGGATTTCTTTCGGCTGTTGTCGATAACGTACCTGTGATGTCAGCGGTACTCAAGGCTAATCCTGATATGGGCGCAGATTCACATGCGCAGTGGATGCTTGTAACCATGACCGCAGGGGTAGGAGGATCGCTGATTTCGTTTGGAAGTGCCGCAGGCGTAGGTGTTATGGGCAAACTGCATGGAATTTATACTTTTTCTTCTCACATGAAATATGCATGGACGGTACTTGTAGGCTATTTTGTTTCATTGGCCGTATGGTATTTGCAATTTCAAGTATTGGGGCTGCATTAA
- a CDS encoding phosphohistidine phosphatase, whose amino-acid sequence MKYLYLIRHAKSERDSKRANDFDRGLSQRGKKAILKMAHALKAKKVMPDLIFSSSAKRTKMTAKGLAREIGYKKKIIYLDDLYLAGPKTMLQIVQKIRKKHQNVFIIAHNPGITDFANKMAADKTIENIPTLGVAALALPVLKWQECQYSIARLHFFIYPKNI is encoded by the coding sequence ATGAAATATTTATATCTAATCAGACATGCCAAATCCGAAAGAGACAGCAAGCGTGCAAATGATTTTGACAGAGGTTTAAGCCAGAGAGGCAAAAAAGCTATTTTAAAAATGGCACATGCGCTAAAAGCGAAAAAAGTAATGCCTGATCTTATATTTTCCAGCTCGGCGAAACGAACTAAAATGACCGCCAAAGGTCTTGCAAGAGAAATAGGATACAAAAAGAAAATTATTTATCTGGACGATCTTTATCTTGCCGGCCCCAAAACCATGCTTCAGATTGTTCAGAAAATCAGAAAAAAACATCAAAATGTTTTTATTATCGCCCACAATCCGGGAATTACTGACTTTGCAAACAAAATGGCAGCAGATAAAACCATCGAAAACATCCCGACGCTAGGAGTTGCAGCGCTTGCACTTCCTGTTCTAAAATGGCAAGAGTGTCAATACAGTATTGCCCGATTGCATTTTTTTATCTATCCAAAAAATATATAA
- the nadB gene encoding L-aspartate oxidase, translated as MDKYDVLIIGAGIAGLYAALQLPKSKKVLVVCKDIPWECNTFYAQGGMVTALNEADIALHVEDTMAAGSYHNNKEAVEILSRTSLETTADIIQRGMEFDKDEQGNILYTKEAAHSVARIIHAGGDATGRYMHYFMMVQNMHHLQKNTLVYDLLIENGRCYGVKATVNYEPTTIYADDVIIASGGIGSLYAYNTNSRTVSADIHGICVEKGIELADMEFMQFHPTVFVKTPFARKLLLTEALRGEGAHVVDQEGKRFLFEYDERGELAGRDIVARGIFDYRRRTGQEAYLDFSMFEESWFRERFPNITRTFGALGYRFPQDRVPISPAFHYANGGIKSDTNGCIEGVEGLYVIGEAARTGVHGANRLASNSLLEGVVFAKRATAHLLGKSQKEGKTPKFDKDYGNILHKENDKMYKHRLRQVMWNDIGIIRTSKGLHEAKNLIYDMKNKEIGRLLKLRLNTASAIVEAALARKESLGSHYIEL; from the coding sequence ATGGACAAATATGATGTACTGATCATTGGTGCAGGGATCGCAGGGCTGTATGCTGCATTGCAATTGCCCAAAAGCAAAAAAGTGTTAGTAGTCTGCAAAGATATTCCGTGGGAGTGCAATACATTTTATGCGCAGGGAGGGATGGTTACAGCGCTTAACGAAGCCGATATTGCTTTGCATGTAGAAGATACTATGGCTGCAGGTTCCTATCACAATAACAAGGAGGCGGTTGAAATCCTTTCCCGCACCTCGCTTGAGACTACGGCAGATATTATCCAAAGAGGTATGGAGTTTGACAAGGATGAGCAAGGCAACATTCTTTACACTAAAGAAGCGGCACATTCCGTAGCGCGGATCATTCATGCTGGAGGAGATGCGACGGGACGATATATGCACTATTTTATGATGGTGCAAAATATGCATCATTTGCAAAAAAATACATTGGTCTATGATCTGCTTATTGAAAATGGAAGATGTTACGGCGTCAAAGCAACAGTCAATTATGAACCTACCACTATTTATGCGGATGATGTCATTATTGCATCGGGCGGGATTGGATCGCTGTATGCCTACAATACCAATTCTCGTACCGTCAGTGCGGATATTCACGGTATCTGCGTAGAAAAAGGTATAGAATTGGCCGATATGGAATTTATGCAGTTTCATCCTACCGTATTTGTCAAAACGCCTTTTGCCAGAAAACTGCTTCTTACCGAAGCGCTTAGAGGTGAGGGCGCGCATGTGGTAGATCAAGAAGGAAAACGTTTTTTGTTTGAGTATGATGAGCGTGGAGAGCTGGCGGGCAGAGATATTGTCGCGAGGGGTATTTTTGACTATAGGCGCCGAACAGGACAAGAGGCATATTTAGATTTTTCAATGTTTGAAGAGTCATGGTTTAGAGAGCGATTTCCCAATATTACGCGTACTTTTGGTGCATTGGGGTATCGTTTTCCTCAAGATAGGGTTCCGATTTCTCCGGCTTTTCATTATGCCAACGGAGGCATTAAAAGTGACACCAATGGCTGCATAGAAGGAGTGGAAGGATTGTATGTGATAGGAGAGGCTGCCAGAACAGGGGTGCATGGAGCTAACCGTTTGGCATCCAACTCTTTGCTTGAAGGGGTTGTTTTTGCCAAAAGAGCAACCGCGCACCTTTTGGGTAAAAGCCAGAAAGAGGGCAAAACACCTAAATTTGATAAAGATTACGGTAATATTCTGCACAAAGAAAACGACAAGATGTACAAGCATCGTTTGCGACAGGTTATGTGGAATGATATAGGTATTATTCGCACATCCAAAGGATTGCATGAGGCAAAAAATCTTATCTATGACATGAAAAATAAAGAGATAGGCAGGCTGCTGAAGTTGCGTCTTAACACGGCATCCGCGATAGTCGAGGCAGCTTTGGCACGCAAAGAGTCACTTGGCTCACACTATATTGAATTATAA